A single region of the Pirellulales bacterium genome encodes:
- a CDS encoding HupE/UreJ family protein, with product MSRIRLVAALAGAICLSLPAVVSAHPLTENAADVVVGPDRITIDARISSEEIVLVESEVGRTSTDAEWQAAVERHAKYVERHFHVRVDGREVPGTAEFAAKPIGGDSASDSSDDPAQQPMVPYRWTCSLPTAPKSVEIGQDFLREFPRWHATVSLRTRRVDQSDFELSLLQRGQTARIACEWSPGAAPVSAASVRTDVDVFATFRAYAAHGIEHILTGYDHLLFITALVLAAGSLWDLIKVVSAFTLAHTLTLTLSVFNIVALRSSIVEPMIAASIVFVAVQNMFWPERSSGWARLAIAFSFGLFHGLGFAGGLKDALVGMPNIALWLALIAFSLGVEIGHQLVVIPMYSLLWGVRNARTLEPRTVLQTRILKFGSAGITLAGIYFLVVAICGIQTY from the coding sequence ATGTCTCGGATACGTTTGGTCGCCGCACTCGCCGGCGCGATTTGCCTCTCGCTCCCCGCCGTGGTGTCGGCCCATCCGCTGACGGAAAACGCGGCGGACGTCGTCGTCGGCCCGGATCGGATCACGATCGATGCCCGGATCTCGTCGGAAGAAATCGTGCTCGTTGAAAGCGAGGTGGGCCGGACTTCGACCGATGCGGAATGGCAAGCCGCTGTCGAGCGGCATGCCAAATACGTCGAGCGGCATTTTCATGTGCGCGTCGATGGCCGGGAAGTGCCCGGAACCGCCGAGTTTGCCGCGAAGCCGATTGGCGGCGATTCCGCGAGCGATTCGAGCGACGACCCGGCGCAGCAGCCGATGGTGCCCTACCGCTGGACATGTTCGCTTCCCACCGCTCCGAAGTCGGTCGAGATCGGGCAGGATTTTCTCCGCGAGTTCCCGCGCTGGCATGCCACGGTTTCGCTCCGCACGCGCCGCGTCGACCAATCGGATTTCGAGCTATCGCTTTTGCAGCGCGGCCAAACGGCGCGAATTGCCTGCGAATGGTCGCCTGGCGCCGCGCCGGTTTCCGCCGCGTCGGTTCGCACGGATGTCGACGTTTTCGCGACATTCCGGGCCTATGCCGCGCATGGCATCGAACACATTCTCACCGGCTACGACCATTTGCTCTTCATCACCGCGCTCGTGCTCGCGGCGGGATCGTTGTGGGACTTGATCAAGGTCGTTTCGGCGTTCACGCTCGCCCACACGCTGACGCTCACGCTCTCGGTGTTCAACATCGTCGCCCTGCGGTCGTCGATCGTCGAGCCGATGATCGCGGCGAGCATCGTGTTCGTGGCGGTGCAGAATATGTTTTGGCCGGAGCGCAGTTCCGGCTGGGCCCGGCTGGCAATCGCATTCAGCTTCGGACTGTTTCACGGTCTGGGCTTCGCCGGCGGATTGAAAGACGCGCTGGTCGGAATGCCGAACATCGCACTTTGGCTGGCGCTGATCGCGTTCAGCCTGGGAGTCGAGATCGGGCACCAACTCGTGGTGATACCGATGTATTCATTGCTGTGGGGAGTTCGAAATGCGCGCACCCTCGAGCCGCGCACGGTGCTGCAGACACGAATCCTGAAATTCGGCTCCGCGGGGATTACCCTGGCGGGAATTTATTTTCTTGTCGTAGCGATTTGCGGAATACAAACGTACTGA
- a CDS encoding phospholipase C, phosphocholine-specific — MSIHDENLSTKGEAARLTRRRLLGSIAAGGAVAAASALLPPNVRRALAEPAPKKASLRDIKHLVLLMQENRSFDHYFGTLAGVRGFEDPDVLKLPNGKTVFHQPDAEHPNGYLMPFHLDTRKTNAQKLPSTSHAWEVQHHAWNGGKMDSWLSAHRQADGDKAPYVMGYHTRDDIPFQFALAEAFTICDAYHCSVMGPTWPNRMFWMTGTIDPEGKGGGPLTSNRVIPKGFRWPTYAERLETAGVSWKVYQQHDNYGCNMLENFRAFREAPKHSPLYLKGMKREPDGTFEHDAVNDKLPQVSWIIPTGRASEHPDFMPAAGAAFVASKIDAIAANPEVWAKTAFVLNYDENDGIFDHVPPPVPPAGTPQEFIRGLPIGGGFRVPCIIVSPWTAGGWVCSQTFDHTSVLQLLEKFTGVAEPNISAWRRHTFGDLTAAFRFESERSAPPKLPETATELHLAEHNAAHLPKPPVPSGLQALPKQEKGSRKRIQHGDH, encoded by the coding sequence ATGAGCATCCACGATGAAAACCTATCCACGAAGGGCGAAGCGGCACGGCTGACGCGGCGGCGGCTGCTGGGCTCGATCGCGGCCGGCGGGGCCGTGGCGGCGGCTTCGGCGCTGTTGCCGCCGAATGTGCGGCGGGCCCTGGCCGAGCCGGCCCCGAAGAAGGCATCGCTCCGCGATATCAAGCATCTCGTGCTGCTGATGCAGGAGAACCGTTCGTTCGATCACTATTTCGGCACGCTCGCCGGCGTGCGCGGCTTCGAGGATCCGGATGTCCTTAAGTTACCCAATGGCAAGACTGTGTTTCATCAGCCCGACGCCGAGCATCCCAACGGTTATCTGATGCCGTTTCATCTCGACACGCGCAAGACCAACGCGCAAAAACTTCCCTCGACCAGCCACGCCTGGGAAGTGCAACACCATGCCTGGAACGGTGGAAAGATGGACAGTTGGTTGTCGGCCCATCGCCAGGCCGACGGCGACAAGGCGCCGTATGTAATGGGCTATCACACGCGCGACGACATTCCATTTCAATTCGCGCTCGCCGAGGCGTTCACCATCTGCGATGCGTATCACTGCTCCGTGATGGGCCCGACCTGGCCGAACCGCATGTTTTGGATGACCGGCACGATCGATCCGGAGGGAAAAGGGGGCGGCCCGTTGACCAGCAATCGCGTCATTCCCAAGGGATTCCGCTGGCCAACCTATGCCGAGCGATTGGAAACAGCGGGAGTGAGTTGGAAGGTCTACCAGCAGCACGACAACTATGGCTGCAACATGCTCGAGAATTTTCGCGCCTTTCGCGAAGCCCCCAAGCACTCCCCTTTATATCTCAAAGGGATGAAGCGCGAGCCGGACGGAACGTTCGAGCACGACGCGGTGAACGACAAGCTGCCGCAAGTCTCGTGGATCATTCCCACGGGCAGGGCATCGGAACATCCCGATTTCATGCCTGCGGCGGGCGCGGCGTTCGTCGCCAGCAAGATCGACGCCATCGCCGCGAATCCGGAGGTGTGGGCCAAGACGGCGTTTGTGCTGAACTACGACGAAAACGACGGCATTTTCGACCATGTGCCGCCCCCGGTGCCGCCCGCCGGCACGCCCCAAGAATTCATCCGCGGATTGCCGATCGGCGGCGGATTCCGTGTGCCGTGCATCATCGTCTCGCCGTGGACCGCCGGCGGCTGGGTTTGCAGCCAGACGTTCGATCACACCTCGGTGTTGCAGTTGCTGGAGAAATTCACGGGCGTGGCCGAGCCAAACATTTCCGCATGGCGGCGGCACACCTTCGGCGATCTCACCGCGGCCTTCCGCTTCGAATCGGAGCGGTCCGCTCCGCCGAAACTGCCCGAGACCGCAACGGAGCTGCATCTGGCCGAGCACAACGCGGCCCATTTGCCGAAGCCGCCCGTCCCGAGCGGATTGCAGGCCCTCCCGAAGCAAGAAAAGGGTTCCCGCAAGCGGATTCAACACGGCGATCATTGA
- a CDS encoding sigma-54 dependent transcriptional regulator produces MKNLFGESVNGVGARAESAPPATRRQPELEWVLGCNAGIRRVAQHASRAAEVECTVLISGETGTGKEIWARVVHSGGPRANKPFVPVNCAALTTSLAESQLFGHERGAFTGALGSSLGVFRAAEGGIAFLDEIGEMPLELQPKLLRVLQEREVTPVGAAHPEPISVQVIAATNRDLEAEVLAGRFREDLFYRLNMVELRVPPLRQRLDDIPELIAFFSARNAAKYHRSVWRPDPETLRQFCEYDWPGNIRQLSHVIEQSYVLESNPCLPNSGPAAHASGSLPFFNLTRLRDEAVRQALGATRGHKGRAAKLLGIHPNTLTRLIAQRDLPDDESLARDQLRA; encoded by the coding sequence GTGAAGAATTTATTCGGTGAATCGGTGAACGGGGTGGGCGCGCGGGCCGAGTCCGCACCGCCGGCTACGCGTCGTCAGCCCGAACTCGAATGGGTGCTCGGTTGTAATGCTGGGATCCGCCGGGTAGCGCAGCACGCCAGCCGGGCTGCCGAAGTCGAGTGCACGGTGCTGATCTCCGGCGAGACGGGCACCGGAAAAGAGATCTGGGCCCGCGTCGTCCATAGCGGCGGCCCACGGGCGAACAAGCCATTCGTGCCTGTCAATTGTGCCGCCCTGACGACTTCGCTCGCCGAAAGCCAACTGTTCGGCCACGAGCGCGGAGCGTTCACGGGCGCCTTGGGCAGTTCGCTTGGCGTGTTTCGAGCTGCCGAGGGAGGAATTGCATTTCTCGACGAGATCGGCGAAATGCCGCTCGAACTGCAGCCGAAATTGCTCCGTGTCTTGCAAGAACGCGAGGTCACCCCCGTCGGCGCCGCACATCCGGAGCCGATTAGCGTGCAGGTGATCGCCGCCACGAATCGCGACCTCGAGGCCGAAGTGCTCGCCGGCCGTTTTCGCGAGGATCTGTTTTATCGGCTCAACATGGTGGAACTGCGTGTCCCGCCGCTACGGCAACGCTTGGACGACATTCCGGAACTGATCGCGTTCTTCTCGGCCCGAAACGCGGCGAAATACCATCGATCGGTGTGGCGCCCCGATCCGGAAACGCTTCGCCAATTTTGTGAATACGATTGGCCGGGCAATATCCGGCAGTTGTCGCACGTGATCGAGCAGTCGTATGTGCTGGAATCGAATCCCTGCCTGCCGAATTCCGGTCCGGCCGCGCATGCCTCGGGATCGCTGCCATTTTTCAATTTGACACGGCTGCGCGACGAAGCCGTCCGCCAGGCTCTCGGCGCGACGCGTGGGCACAAGGGCCGCGCCGCCAAGCTTCTGGGCATCCATCCCAATACGCTCACCCGCCTCATCGCCCAGCGTGATCTGCCGGACGACGAATCTTTGGCGCGCGATCAGCTCCGGGCTTGA
- a CDS encoding PDZ domain-containing protein has translation MIKKLAKWAGAFAAAAAAALVGGHVAFADPPVRVEPRAPEAVREAPREAVRDNRAAVRDARIDRRARRAPGELGLRIGAVADRGLAIANLVTNSVFYDAGLRPSDYIVSVDGHRIVAPGDFDRYLYAAGPDQPVQIVVWRNGADQTLTIQPSVLYANDAYDNDLNNFGVEFDPQYTNQLLIRRVLPGSRAYLSGLRDGDVITGWNGQRIRSPQEFAKVIHDEKPGRVAFDYNRGSKTMQGNVTFDRRDERTPNAAGTQPADRTAQRDTRPIEPSRVGPTPREPTPTVTPPANPRETTPTVTPPTNPREPIPTVTPPAGREPGQTTPPAGREPPRTNPPAEGRAPSAAPRAEAPRPAEAPRPAAPASREGTAPGAK, from the coding sequence ATGATCAAGAAATTGGCGAAGTGGGCAGGAGCATTCGCGGCAGCGGCTGCCGCGGCACTGGTCGGGGGCCACGTGGCCTTCGCAGATCCGCCGGTGCGAGTAGAACCACGGGCTCCCGAAGCCGTGCGTGAAGCGCCCCGTGAAGCGGTGCGCGACAACCGCGCGGCGGTGCGCGACGCCCGGATCGACCGTCGCGCTCGTCGGGCGCCGGGTGAGCTGGGACTGAGAATTGGGGCCGTGGCCGATCGGGGGCTAGCGATCGCGAACCTCGTCACCAACAGCGTGTTCTACGATGCGGGACTACGGCCGAGCGATTACATCGTCTCGGTCGACGGACATCGGATCGTCGCCCCGGGCGACTTTGACCGGTATCTCTATGCTGCTGGCCCGGATCAACCGGTGCAGATCGTGGTCTGGCGGAACGGTGCGGACCAAACGCTCACCATTCAACCCTCCGTTCTGTATGCGAATGACGCCTACGACAACGATCTGAACAATTTCGGCGTCGAATTCGACCCGCAATACACCAATCAGTTGCTCATTCGCCGCGTGCTTCCCGGGTCGCGCGCCTATCTGTCCGGCCTTCGGGATGGCGATGTGATCACGGGTTGGAATGGTCAGCGCATTCGCTCGCCGCAAGAATTCGCGAAAGTGATTCACGACGAAAAGCCGGGGCGCGTTGCGTTCGACTATAACCGCGGCTCGAAGACAATGCAGGGGAATGTTACATTCGATCGTCGCGACGAACGCACACCGAACGCCGCCGGGACCCAACCGGCCGACCGGACTGCTCAACGCGATACTCGACCCATAGAGCCGTCGCGGGTAGGCCCAACTCCCCGCGAACCGACCCCGACGGTCACTCCGCCGGCAAATCCGCGCGAAACCACGCCGACGGTCACCCCGCCGACGAATCCGCGCGAGCCGATCCCGACGGTTACACCGCCGGCTGGTCGCGAGCCGGGTCAGACCACGCCTCCGGCTGGTCGCGAACCGCCGCGAACCAATCCGCCTGCGGAAGGCCGAGCGCCGTCTGCGGCACCGCGCGCTGAAGCGCCGCGCCCGGCCGAGGCCCCGCGCCCGGCCGCACCGGCATCTCGCGAAGGAACCGCACCCGGTGCGAAATAA
- a CDS encoding undecaprenyl-phosphate glucose phosphotransferase has translation MSNQPARIQQFHSILDVFSRLTDTIAIIGSLLLLGMHGPVLSGEDLWLAAILAVIVYYIAAEVTGLFRSWHGATAERELGCTLLTWGLTVPILLAIGFWTGSIGAGRGELSRGGLLRWLLLAPAMMAAGRIGYRTALRLVRRRGWNSRGFAIVGANELGFQLARNIEISPEMGLKLVGFFDDRPPERRATIPGDVGNCVGNLDDLLAHASDGRVHMIYITLPLRAEQRIKSVLARLADTTASVYVVPDFFVFELLHSRWTNIGGLPAVSIFETPLYGVGGAVKRVLDMALASVFLIVAGLPMLAIAVSIKLTSRGPVFFKQKRYGLDGRPIDVWKFRTMKVCESGSAVVQATKSDPRITPLGSFLRRSSLDELPQLFNVIEGNMSLVGPRPHANVHNELYRKQIQGYMLRHKVKPGITGLAQVNGWRGETDTLDKMQKRVECDHQYIRDWSPWLDMKILMRTIAAVLTRQNAY, from the coding sequence ATGTCCAATCAGCCTGCACGAATTCAACAGTTCCATTCGATCCTCGATGTCTTCTCGCGATTGACCGATACAATCGCGATCATCGGCAGCTTGCTTTTGCTGGGTATGCACGGGCCCGTGCTATCGGGCGAGGACCTGTGGCTCGCGGCGATTTTAGCGGTGATCGTCTACTATATTGCCGCTGAAGTGACCGGACTGTTTCGAAGTTGGCATGGAGCCACCGCCGAGCGGGAATTGGGATGCACCCTGCTGACGTGGGGACTTACGGTTCCGATTCTGCTGGCGATCGGCTTCTGGACGGGCTCGATCGGCGCGGGCCGCGGCGAACTGTCGCGTGGCGGATTGTTGCGCTGGTTGCTATTGGCGCCGGCGATGATGGCGGCCGGGCGGATCGGCTACCGCACCGCGCTCCGGCTGGTGCGGCGGCGCGGCTGGAACTCCAGGGGGTTCGCCATCGTCGGGGCCAATGAACTCGGCTTTCAATTGGCTCGCAACATCGAAATTTCGCCGGAAATGGGCCTGAAGCTTGTCGGATTTTTCGACGACCGGCCGCCAGAACGGCGGGCCACGATTCCCGGCGATGTTGGGAATTGTGTCGGAAACCTCGACGATCTTTTGGCCCACGCCAGCGACGGCCGGGTTCACATGATCTACATCACGCTGCCGCTCCGCGCTGAACAGCGGATCAAAAGCGTGCTGGCACGACTTGCCGACACGACGGCTTCGGTCTATGTCGTGCCGGATTTTTTCGTGTTCGAATTGTTGCATTCGCGGTGGACCAATATCGGCGGCCTGCCGGCGGTAAGCATTTTCGAAACCCCGCTCTACGGTGTCGGCGGCGCGGTCAAGCGTGTGCTCGATATGGCGCTGGCGAGCGTGTTTCTGATTGTCGCCGGATTGCCGATGTTGGCGATTGCCGTGTCGATCAAGCTCACTTCACGCGGCCCGGTCTTTTTCAAGCAAAAGCGCTACGGTCTCGACGGCCGGCCGATCGATGTTTGGAAGTTTCGCACGATGAAGGTGTGCGAAAGCGGCTCAGCCGTCGTGCAAGCCACCAAGTCCGACCCCCGGATTACGCCGCTCGGATCGTTCTTGCGGCGAAGTTCGCTCGATGAATTGCCGCAATTGTTTAACGTGATCGAGGGAAATATGTCGTTGGTAGGCCCCCGGCCGCACGCCAACGTTCACAACGAACTGTATCGCAAGCAAATCCAAGGCTACATGCTTCGCCACAAGGTGAAGCCGGGAATCACAGGCCTGGCCCAAGTCAATGGCTGGCGCGGTGAAACCGACACGCTGGATAAAATGCAGAAGCGTGTCGAATGCGATCATCAATACATCCGCGACTGGTCTCCCTGGCTCGACATGAAGATTCTCATGCGAACCATCGCGGCGGTTTTGACGAGGCAAAATGCGTACTGA
- a CDS encoding Flp family type IVb pilin, protein MRRFCQFVRFFIRKEDGPTSVEYAVMLALIVLVCMSAIKTLGTNTKTTFSNMSSSLGS, encoded by the coding sequence ATGCGTCGATTTTGCCAGTTTGTTCGGTTCTTCATCCGCAAAGAAGATGGGCCCACGTCCGTAGAATATGCCGTCATGCTCGCACTGATCGTGTTGGTCTGCATGTCGGCCATCAAAACGCTGGGCACGAACACGAAAACGACGTTTTCCAATATGTCGTCCTCGCTGGGAAGTTGA
- a CDS encoding DUF1570 domain-containing protein, with amino-acid sequence MRTAASWLLLFAVALSGCASLRADRPELPARNAVRLDQLVIHSNFELPKHHRLLEEVQALRWDIVSKLDLTPSDEPIHVYLFENDEQFKAYVHSKFPSFPDRRAFFVETETQLSVYAQWGEHVAVDLRHEVTHGYLHSMVQNLPLWLDEGLAEYFEVPRGTHGYHRVNIDDLTANLQAGRWRPDIHRLEALKSVAEMGRTEYAESWAWVHLLLETEPARRDLLRGYLASLRREAASEPLSYRLHQANLDNPALLLAHLQTLSAATVAEPSPPPRRRLLFRE; translated from the coding sequence ATGCGAACGGCGGCATCGTGGCTGCTTCTGTTTGCGGTCGCATTGAGCGGCTGCGCGTCGCTGCGCGCCGATCGCCCCGAACTGCCAGCCCGCAATGCGGTGCGGCTCGATCAACTGGTGATCCACAGCAATTTCGAACTGCCGAAGCATCATCGGCTGTTGGAAGAGGTGCAGGCGCTGCGTTGGGACATCGTCTCGAAGCTCGACCTGACGCCCTCCGACGAGCCAATTCACGTGTATCTGTTCGAGAATGACGAGCAGTTCAAGGCGTATGTGCACAGCAAATTTCCAAGCTTCCCCGACCGCCGGGCATTTTTCGTAGAAACCGAAACGCAACTCAGCGTCTACGCCCAATGGGGCGAACATGTGGCCGTCGATCTGCGACACGAAGTAACTCACGGCTATTTACACTCGATGGTGCAAAACCTGCCGCTGTGGCTCGACGAAGGGCTCGCGGAATATTTCGAAGTGCCCCGGGGAACGCACGGCTATCACCGAGTGAACATCGACGACCTGACGGCCAATCTGCAAGCCGGCCGATGGCGGCCCGATATCCATCGCTTGGAAGCGCTGAAATCGGTCGCGGAAATGGGCCGCACGGAATATGCCGAATCGTGGGCGTGGGTGCATTTGCTCCTGGAAACCGAACCCGCCCGCCGCGATCTCTTGCGGGGCTACCTCGCCAGCCTGCGCCGCGAAGCCGCCTCGGAGCCGCTCTCGTACCGGCTGCACCAGGCAAACCTCGACAATCCGGCCCTGCTGTTGGCCCACCTGCAAACCCTCTCCGCGGCCACCGTGGCCGAACCGTCGCCTCCGCCCCGACGCCGCCTCCTATTCAGAGAGTAG
- a CDS encoding sigma 54-interacting transcriptional regulator: protein MAVARGMAAELAKLLADVAAPVYLLDERRRIAYCNRACAEWLAMPAEELIGKPSVYASSTDPVAEPILARVAGLCPPPEVFAGVRSVAWICCAHDDGRLLRRRAEFIPLADDAGGWPAIIAVAEANDLSPKDANLAGNALPESSAEPADESLILHAQLQQIHHELRQLRQMERLVGDSPAMVRVRAQVQLAAASMASVLVVGPAGSGRQYVARAIHYARRDSDTGSLVPLSCSLLGTDLLRSTLSVLLGREGAEHRSADTLLLTDVDELPAEVQAELAGHLKHSASPLRIVATSKTPLDELAANDRFLTELACALSTVVIHLPPLAERRQDIPLLAQAIVEELNAAGGKQLRGFSPESLDQLSAYGWPGNIDELAAIVRQSHGNAEGSQILPADLPRRMHLAAAAGRISRREPPPVDLESFLSGIERELIERAMRLAKGNKTKAARLLGLTRPRLYRRLVQLGLEAEDGQIPNDD, encoded by the coding sequence ATGGCTGTAGCGCGAGGAATGGCGGCCGAATTGGCCAAGCTGCTGGCCGATGTGGCCGCGCCTGTCTACCTGCTCGACGAACGGCGAAGGATCGCCTATTGCAATCGGGCTTGCGCCGAATGGCTTGCAATGCCCGCGGAAGAACTCATTGGCAAGCCGTCCGTCTACGCTTCTTCCACCGATCCGGTCGCGGAGCCGATCTTGGCCCGGGTGGCAGGGCTTTGCCCGCCGCCGGAAGTTTTTGCCGGCGTGCGAAGCGTGGCATGGATCTGCTGCGCGCATGACGACGGCCGGCTGCTGCGTCGCCGTGCCGAATTCATTCCGCTCGCCGACGACGCCGGCGGCTGGCCGGCGATCATAGCCGTCGCCGAAGCGAACGATCTATCGCCGAAAGATGCCAATCTTGCCGGCAACGCGCTGCCCGAGTCATCCGCCGAACCGGCCGACGAATCGCTGATCCTGCATGCGCAGTTGCAACAAATCCACCACGAGTTGCGCCAGTTGCGCCAAATGGAACGTTTGGTGGGAGACAGCCCGGCAATGGTGCGCGTGCGCGCGCAGGTGCAACTTGCGGCGGCGAGCATGGCATCGGTGCTCGTCGTGGGCCCCGCGGGAAGCGGGCGGCAATATGTCGCCAGGGCCATCCACTACGCCCGGCGCGATTCGGATACCGGCTCGCTCGTGCCACTTTCTTGCTCTCTTTTGGGAACGGATTTGCTTCGCTCGACACTATCGGTATTACTCGGCCGCGAAGGCGCCGAGCACCGCTCGGCCGATACGCTGTTATTGACCGATGTCGACGAACTTCCTGCCGAAGTGCAGGCCGAATTGGCCGGGCATTTGAAGCACTCTGCGTCGCCGCTGCGCATTGTCGCGACGTCGAAGACGCCGCTCGACGAATTAGCAGCCAATGACCGGTTCCTCACCGAGTTGGCGTGTGCATTGTCGACCGTAGTCATTCATTTGCCGCCGCTGGCGGAGCGACGCCAGGACATCCCGCTACTGGCACAGGCGATTGTCGAGGAGTTGAACGCCGCGGGCGGAAAGCAACTTCGCGGCTTTTCGCCCGAATCGCTCGATCAATTGTCGGCATATGGCTGGCCCGGCAATATCGACGAACTGGCGGCAATCGTTCGCCAGTCGCACGGCAATGCCGAGGGGAGCCAGATTCTGCCGGCGGATCTTCCACGGCGAATGCATCTGGCCGCGGCCGCCGGCCGTATTTCGCGTCGCGAACCCCCGCCCGTCGATTTGGAATCATTCTTGAGCGGGATCGAACGTGAATTGATCGAACGGGCCATGCGGCTGGCCAAGGGAAACAAGACGAAGGCCGCACGGCTATTGGGCCTCACCCGCCCGCGGCTTTATCGCCGGCTGGTGCAATTGGGCCTTGAAGCGGAAGACGGGCAAATCCCAAATGACGATTGA
- a CDS encoding Mrp/NBP35 family ATP-binding protein has translation MAEGQLTEAAVQTVLAEFKDPETGRSVAEMGQVHDLRLHHGALSLTLALTTHSAPLWRETQAELTELLRARFTELKDVKVELSVHHRPPAKLGQMGLMVKSVIAVGSGKGGVGKSTIATCLALALKRAGASVGLMDADVYGPSVPHLLGITAKPEARDGRILPVEAAGMRVISMGFFVPAGEAVVWRGPMLHGAITQFLRDTLWGELDYLVIDMPPGTGDIALTLSQLLPLTGAVVVCTPQDLALLDAVKAIAMFRKVQIPVLGMVENMSYFLCPSCGKRYDIFGSGGAARRAAELAIPFLGEVPIHISIRENGDAGQTSRDFDEPATAGFFEAICHRLVRNLADANRRKPPLPSLPVL, from the coding sequence ATGGCCGAAGGCCAATTGACGGAAGCGGCCGTTCAAACCGTGTTGGCGGAATTCAAAGACCCGGAAACCGGCCGTAGCGTCGCCGAGATGGGGCAGGTTCACGATCTGCGGCTGCATCACGGCGCGCTTTCGCTAACGCTCGCGCTGACCACGCATTCCGCCCCGCTGTGGCGCGAAACACAGGCCGAGCTGACCGAACTGCTGCGGGCAAGATTCACCGAATTGAAAGATGTGAAAGTCGAGCTGTCGGTCCATCATCGGCCGCCGGCAAAGCTCGGCCAGATGGGCTTGATGGTGAAGAGCGTAATTGCCGTCGGCTCGGGCAAAGGGGGCGTCGGCAAGAGCACGATCGCCACCTGTTTGGCGCTCGCGCTCAAGCGAGCCGGCGCTTCGGTCGGGCTCATGGATGCCGACGTTTACGGACCAAGCGTGCCGCACCTGTTGGGAATCACCGCCAAGCCCGAGGCGCGCGATGGCCGGATTTTGCCGGTCGAAGCTGCGGGGATGCGCGTGATTTCGATGGGGTTTTTTGTTCCGGCGGGTGAGGCCGTCGTGTGGCGGGGTCCGATGTTGCATGGCGCGATCACGCAGTTTTTGCGCGACACGCTATGGGGCGAACTTGATTACCTGGTGATCGACATGCCGCCCGGCACCGGCGACATCGCTCTGACGCTTTCGCAATTGCTGCCGCTCACCGGTGCGGTGGTGGTTTGTACTCCGCAAGATCTCGCGCTCTTGGATGCGGTGAAGGCGATCGCCATGTTTCGCAAGGTGCAGATCCCGGTGTTGGGGATGGTCGAAAACATGAGTTATTTTCTTTGCCCGAGTTGCGGCAAGCGCTACGATATTTTCGGGTCGGGAGGGGCGGCCCGGCGAGCCGCCGAGCTTGCGATTCCCTTCCTGGGCGAGGTGCCGATTCATATCTCGATCCGCGAGAATGGCGACGCCGGTCAAACGTCGCGCGACTTCGACGAGCCAGCCACGGCCGGCTTTTTCGAAGCGATCTGCCACCGGCTGGTAAGAAACCTTGCAGACGCGAATCGCCGCAAACCTCCGTTGCCGTCGTTGCCTGTGCTGTAG
- a CDS encoding response regulator, protein MPPATTIFIIDADAAFVHTVSALGKSMGLEICWFSSGEEFFRQFDSERPGCLVLEVRLSDMSGLDVQQRLKAMPISPPIIFVVAKADVPTVVRAKRMGAVNFMLKQSISETELWESIRTAIERDAADRAVHEHRRSQLERLSRLTGPERQVLDLLLSGNSNRHIAEVLGVTRRAAESRRARLMRKLGANSLPDLVRFGIDAGLFGAVEGEPEA, encoded by the coding sequence GTGCCACCGGCAACCACGATTTTCATCATTGACGCCGATGCGGCTTTTGTCCACACCGTCTCAGCGCTCGGAAAATCGATGGGGCTCGAGATCTGTTGGTTTAGCTCCGGAGAGGAATTTTTTCGCCAGTTCGATTCCGAACGCCCCGGCTGCCTGGTCTTGGAAGTGCGGCTCTCCGATATGTCGGGGCTGGATGTTCAACAGCGGCTCAAGGCGATGCCAATTTCACCGCCAATCATTTTCGTCGTGGCCAAGGCCGATGTGCCCACCGTCGTGCGCGCGAAACGGATGGGAGCGGTCAATTTCATGCTCAAGCAGAGCATCAGCGAAACCGAGCTTTGGGAATCGATTCGCACCGCGATCGAACGCGATGCCGCTGATCGAGCCGTTCACGAACATCGACGATCACAACTCGAGCGCCTGTCGCGACTGACCGGGCCTGAGCGACAAGTTCTCGATTTGCTGCTTTCCGGGAATAGCAATCGCCACATTGCAGAAGTGCTTGGCGTCACGCGGCGGGCGGCCGAAAGCCGGCGCGCGCGGCTGATGCGGAAGCTGGGGGCGAACTCGCTTCCCGATCTCGTTCGGTTCGGAATCGACGCCGGCCTCTTTGGCGCCGTCGAGGGCGAGCCGGAAGCCTAA